Proteins from a genomic interval of Helicobacter pylori Shi112:
- the nusG gene encoding transcription termination/antitermination protein NusG — MDWYAIQTYSGSEQSVKKAIENLANDHNIRDRIQEIIVPTEDIIEVSKKSKTKVTERSLYPGYVFIKVDLDTVLWHKIQSLPRVSRFIGENKKPTPLSEADIGHILEKMNNRAAPKPKIFFEQGEVVRVVEGPFANFTATVEEYDVEHRKLKLNVSIFGRNTPIEILHSQVEKII, encoded by the coding sequence ATGGATTGGTATGCCATACAAACTTATTCAGGGAGCGAGCAGTCCGTTAAGAAAGCGATTGAGAATCTAGCGAACGATCATAATATAAGAGATAGGATACAAGAGATCATTGTGCCTACTGAAGATATTATAGAGGTTTCTAAAAAAAGCAAGACGAAAGTAACGGAACGAAGCCTTTATCCTGGGTATGTTTTTATTAAGGTGGATTTAGATACGGTTTTGTGGCATAAGATACAATCTTTGCCAAGAGTGAGCCGTTTTATTGGAGAAAACAAAAAGCCAACCCCATTGAGTGAAGCGGATATTGGGCATATTTTAGAAAAAATGAATAACCGAGCAGCCCCCAAGCCAAAAATCTTTTTTGAGCAAGGCGAAGTGGTGCGTGTGGTGGAAGGTCCTTTTGCGAACTTTACCGCTACGGTGGAAGAGTATGATGTGGAACACCGCAAGCTCAAGCTCAATGTTTCTATTTTTGGTAGGAACACTCCAATAGAGATTTTGCATTCGCAAGTGGAAAAAATTATATAA
- the secE gene encoding preprotein translocase subunit SecE — MDKWLMQYKLAREELSKVIFPIKEQIRNALVSVLVVVSAITLFLALLDFSLGAFVSSVL, encoded by the coding sequence ATGGATAAATGGCTCATGCAATATAAATTAGCTAGAGAAGAGCTTTCTAAAGTGATATTTCCTATTAAAGAGCAGATACGCAACGCGCTTGTTTCTGTTTTGGTGGTGGTGAGTGCTATCACGCTGTTTTTAGCTTTGTTGGATTTTTCTCTAGGGGCTTTTGTCTCTAGTGTTCTATAG
- the rpmG gene encoding 50S ribosomal protein L33, which yields MKVKIGLKCSDCEDINYSTTKNAKTNTEKLELKKFCPRENKHTLHKEIKLKS from the coding sequence ATGAAAGTTAAAATAGGGTTGAAGTGTTCTGATTGTGAAGACATCAATTACAGCACAACCAAGAACGCTAAAACTAACACTGAAAAACTGGAGCTTAAGAAGTTCTGCCCAAGGGAAAATAAGCACACTCTTCATAAAGAAATCAAATTGAAGAGTTAG
- the tuf gene encoding elongation factor Tu, with protein MAKEKFNRTKPHVNIGTIGHVDHGKTTLSAAISAVLSLKGLAEMKDYDNIDNAPEEKERGITIATSHIEYETENRHYAHVDCPGHADYVKNMITGAAQMDGAILVVSAADGPMPQTREHILLSRQVGVPHIVVFLNKQDMVDDQELLELVEMEVRELLSAYEFPGDDTPIVAGSALRALEEAKAGNVGEWGEKVLKLMAEVDAYIPTPERDTEKTFLMPVEDVFSIAGRGTVVTGRIERGVVKVGDEVEIVGIRATQKTTVTGVEMFRKELEKGEAGDNVGVLLRGTKKEEVERGMVLCKPGSITPHKKFEGEIYVLSKEEGGRHTPFFTNYRPQFYVRTTDVTGSITLPEGVEMVMPGDNVKITVELISPVALELGTKFAIREGGRTVGAGVVSNIIE; from the coding sequence ATGGCAAAAGAAAAGTTTAATAGAACTAAGCCGCATGTTAATATTGGAACCATTGGGCATGTAGACCATGGTAAAACGACTTTGAGTGCAGCGATTTCAGCGGTGCTTTCTTTGAAGGGTCTTGCAGAAATGAAAGACTATGATAATATTGATAACGCCCCTGAAGAAAAAGAAAGAGGGATCACTATCGCTACTTCTCACATTGAATATGAGACTGAAAACAGACACTATGCGCATGTGGATTGCCCAGGACACGCCGACTATGTAAAAAACATGATCACCGGTGCGGCGCAAATGGATGGAGCGATTTTGGTTGTTTCTGCAGCTGATGGCCCTATGCCTCAAACTAGGGAGCATATCTTATTGTCTCGTCAAGTAGGTGTGCCTCACATCGTTGTTTTCTTAAACAAACAAGACATGGTAGATGACCAAGAATTGTTAGAGTTGGTAGAAATGGAAGTGCGCGAATTGTTGAGCGCGTATGAATTTCCTGGCGATGACACTCCTATCGTAGCGGGTTCAGCTTTAAGAGCTTTAGAAGAAGCAAAGGCTGGCAATGTGGGTGAATGGGGTGAAAAAGTGCTGAAGCTCATGGCTGAAGTGGATGCTTATATCCCTACTCCAGAAAGGGATACTGAAAAAACTTTCTTGATGCCGGTTGAAGATGTGTTCTCTATTGCGGGTAGAGGAACTGTGGTTACAGGTAGGATTGAAAGAGGCGTGGTGAAAGTGGGCGATGAAGTGGAAATCGTTGGTATCAGAGCTACACAAAAAACGACTGTAACCGGTGTGGAAATGTTTAGAAAAGAGTTAGAAAAAGGTGAGGCCGGCGATAATGTGGGCGTGCTTTTGAGAGGAACTAAAAAAGAAGAAGTAGAACGCGGTATGGTTCTATGCAAACCAGGTTCTATCACTCCGCACAAGAAATTTGAGGGAGAAATTTATGTCCTCTCCAAAGAAGAAGGTGGGAGACACACTCCATTCTTCACCAACTACCGTCCGCAATTCTATGTGCGCACGACTGATGTGACTGGCTCTATCACCCTTCCTGAAGGCGTGGAAATGGTTATGCCTGGCGATAATGTTAAAATCACTGTGGAGTTGATTAGCCCTGTTGCATTGGAATTGGGAACTAAATTTGCGATTCGTGAAGGCGGTAGGACCGTTGGTGCTGGTGTTGTGAGCAATATTATTGAATAA
- a CDS encoding ABC transporter ATP-binding protein: MAKKKHKISTLKYFLRSLKQIYMLITFKEKMVFFLLVLMAVFSSFVEVMSLTLLMPFITLASDPSRALDDKDWKMVYDFFHFSSPVRLMYFFSFCLVGIYLFRMFYGVSFTYLKGRFSNKKAYQIKQQLFLQHIKSNYLSHLNHNLDSLRDIINNKAEGMFASFNAFLNLLTELTVIVFFYSTLLITNWKITLVFTLIISIQIFIITKKITVLIQKKGEIAAKSRAQTLKVFSKFFSNFKITKLKDNHEEAHKLFGENSRKAHDTEIIYATLQVVPRYSLETVGFSLLILAVAYILFKYGEAKMVLPTISMYALALYRTLPSVTGVLNQYNEIAYNQLATNIVFKSLSKTIVEEDLVPLDFNEKITLQNISFAYKSKHPVLKDFNLTIQKGQKVALIGHSGCGKSTLADIIMGLTYPKSGEIFIDNTLLTNENRRSWRKKIGYIPQNIYLFDGTVGDNIAFGSAIDEKRLIKVCKMAHIYDFLCEHEGLKTQVGEGGAKLSGGQKQRIGIARALYDNPEILVLDEATSALDNETESKIMDEIYQIAKNKTLIVIAHRLSTIERCEVIIDMSQHKDNLG; this comes from the coding sequence ATGGCGAAAAAAAAACATAAAATTTCTACTTTAAAATACTTTTTGCGCTCTTTAAAGCAAATCTACATGCTCATCACTTTCAAGGAAAAAATGGTTTTTTTCTTGCTTGTGCTGATGGCTGTTTTTTCTTCTTTTGTGGAAGTGATGTCCCTAACCCTCCTAATGCCTTTTATCACTCTCGCTTCCGATCCTAGTAGGGCTTTAGACGATAAAGATTGGAAAATGGTCTATGATTTTTTCCATTTTTCATCTCCCGTTCGTCTTATGTATTTCTTTAGTTTTTGCTTGGTGGGGATTTATTTGTTCAGGATGTTTTATGGGGTGTCTTTCACTTATTTGAAAGGGCGTTTTTCCAATAAGAAAGCTTATCAAATCAAGCAACAACTTTTTTTACAGCACATTAAAAGCAACTACCTCTCCCACCTTAACCACAATTTGGATTCTTTAAGAGACATTATCAACAATAAAGCAGAAGGCATGTTTGCGAGTTTTAACGCTTTTTTGAATTTACTCACTGAATTAACCGTGATCGTTTTTTTCTATTCCACGCTATTAATCACTAACTGGAAGATAACGCTTGTATTCACTCTAATCATCTCCATACAAATTTTTATCATCACTAAAAAAATCACCGTTCTTATTCAAAAAAAGGGCGAAATAGCGGCAAAATCTAGGGCGCAAACGCTTAAAGTTTTTTCAAAATTTTTCAGCAATTTCAAAATCACTAAGCTCAAAGACAACCACGAAGAAGCCCACAAGCTTTTTGGAGAAAATAGCCGTAAAGCCCATGACACCGAGATCATTTACGCCACTTTACAAGTAGTCCCCAGGTATTCATTAGAAACGGTAGGCTTTAGTTTGTTGATTTTAGCGGTCGCTTACATTTTGTTCAAATACGGCGAAGCTAAAATGGTGCTCCCTACCATTTCTATGTATGCCCTAGCGCTTTATCGCACGCTCCCTTCTGTTACCGGCGTTTTGAATCAATACAATGAAATCGCTTACAACCAGCTTGCGACCAACATTGTTTTTAAAAGCCTTTCTAAAACCATCGTTGAAGAGGATTTAGTCCCTTTAGACTTTAATGAAAAAATCACTCTTCAAAACATTTCATTCGCTTACAAGTCAAAACACCCGGTTTTAAAAGATTTTAACCTCACCATTCAAAAAGGTCAAAAAGTCGCTCTCATAGGCCATAGCGGGTGTGGAAAATCCACGCTGGCGGATATTATTATGGGGCTTACCTACCCTAAAAGCGGGGAAATTTTTATTGATAACACCCTTTTAACCAACGAAAACAGGCGCTCATGGCGTAAAAAAATAGGCTATATCCCCCAAAATATTTACCTTTTTGATGGCACTGTGGGGGATAATATCGCTTTTGGGAGTGCCATAGATGAAAAACGCTTGATTAAGGTGTGCAAAATGGCTCATATTTATGATTTTTTATGCGAACATGAGGGCCTTAAAACCCAAGTGGGCGAAGGAGGCGCTAAGCTTAGCGGCGGTCAAAAACAGCGCATAGGCATTGCAAGAGCCTTATACGATAACCCTGAAATTTTGGTTTTAGATGAAGCCACTTCGGCCCTAGACAATGAAACCGAGAGTAAAATCATGGATGAAATCTATCAAATCGCCAAAAATAAAACCCTGATCGTTATCGCCCACCGCTTAAGCACGATTGAACGCTGTGAAGTCATCATTGATATGAGCCAACACAAAGACAATCTTGGCTAA
- a CDS encoding HAD family hydrolase, with translation MALEVVLWDFDGVIFDSMHLKYEGFKALFQKHGNKNQENLKQFEVYHYQSGGISRNEKIQYFYNEILKTPIAQEEVGALALEFGAIIEQKLFDRGHLNSEVMAFIDKHYKNHVFHIASAALHSELQVLCEFLGIIKYFKSVEGSPPNKPKIIANIIQKYAYNPSRMLMIGDSVNDYESAKANKVAFLGYNSKVLKNLVGQNGYQGKYLESFKGFDLQNFIKE, from the coding sequence ATGGCGCTTGAAGTGGTTTTATGGGATTTTGATGGCGTGATTTTTGACAGCATGCATTTGAAATATGAAGGGTTTAAGGCGTTGTTTCAAAAGCATGGCAATAAGAATCAAGAGAATTTGAAACAATTTGAAGTTTATCATTATCAAAGCGGGGGGATTTCAAGGAATGAAAAAATCCAATATTTTTATAACGAGATTTTAAAAACCCCTATCGCCCAAGAAGAAGTGGGTGCATTAGCCCTAGAGTTTGGTGCTATTATAGAACAAAAGCTTTTTGATAGGGGGCATTTGAATAGTGAAGTGATGGCGTTTATTGATAAGCATTATAAAAATCATGTTTTCCATATCGCTTCAGCGGCCTTGCATAGCGAATTGCAAGTGTTGTGCGAGTTTTTAGGGATCATTAAATATTTTAAGAGCGTTGAAGGGAGTCCGCCTAATAAACCTAAAATCATCGCCAATATCATTCAAAAATATGCCTATAACCCAAGCCGCATGCTAATGATAGGCGATAGCGTCAATGACTATGAAAGCGCTAAGGCTAATAAAGTGGCGTTTTTGGGTTACAACAGCAAGGTTTTGAAAAATTTGGTGGGTCAAAACGGCTATCAAGGGAAGTATTTGGAGAGCTTTAAAGGGTTTGATTTGCAAAACTTTATAAAAGAGTGA
- a CDS encoding DNA adenine methylase: MNYIGSKYKLIPFIKENIHAVAANDLSGAIFCDLFAGTGIVGRTFKKAVHKIISNDLEYYSFVLNQNYIGNIQEIPNKEELIDRLNSVALKKGFIYSHYSLGGSSRQYFSETNAQKIDAMRLKIEELKLSQNIDNHAYYFLLASLLESADKVANTASVYGAFLKRLKKSAQKELILKGADFDLSSNANEVYQQDASELIEKISGDILYLDPPYNARQYGANYHLLNTIAAYTPFAPKGKTGLPSYQRSSFCSRAKILNAFENLIKTVRFKYIFLSYNNEGLMGETEIGNILKKYGAYSLMTKTYMRFKADNKRAHKATHTKECLHILIK; the protein is encoded by the coding sequence ATGAATTACATCGGCTCTAAATACAAACTCATTCCCTTTATTAAGGAAAATATCCATGCGGTTGCAGCCAATGATCTCTCTGGCGCGATTTTTTGTGATCTATTCGCTGGGACGGGCATTGTGGGGCGCACGTTTAAAAAGGCTGTCCATAAAATCATCTCTAATGATTTGGAATATTATAGCTTTGTTTTGAATCAAAATTATATCGGCAACATTCAAGAAATCCCCAATAAAGAAGAGCTTATTGATAGACTCAATAGCGTTGCTTTAAAAAAGGGCTTTATCTATTCGCATTATTCTTTAGGGGGGAGTTCAAGGCAGTATTTTAGTGAAACAAACGCTCAAAAAATTGATGCGATGCGTTTGAAAATTGAAGAGCTTAAGCTTTCTCAAAACATTGATAATCATGCGTATTATTTTTTGCTCGCATCGCTATTAGAAAGCGCGGACAAGGTGGCTAACACCGCTTCAGTTTATGGGGCTTTTTTAAAACGCCTTAAAAAAAGCGCTCAAAAAGAACTCATTTTAAAAGGCGCTGATTTTGATTTGAGTTCAAACGCTAACGAAGTGTATCAGCAAGACGCTAGCGAGTTGATTGAAAAGATTTCAGGAGATATTTTGTATTTAGACCCTCCTTATAATGCGAGGCAATACGGGGCGAATTACCATTTATTAAACACGATTGCCGCTTATACGCCCTTTGCTCCAAAAGGCAAAACCGGCTTGCCCAGTTACCAGAGATCATCGTTTTGCTCTCGCGCTAAAATCTTAAACGCTTTTGAAAATTTAATCAAAACAGTGCGATTCAAATACATCTTTTTAAGCTATAACAATGAAGGGCTTATGGGTGAAACAGAGATTGGAAATATTTTAAAAAAATACGGCGCTTACTCCTTGATGACCAAAACCTACATGCGTTTTAAAGCGGATAACAAACGCGCCCACAAAGCCACGCACACCAAAGAGTGTTTGCATATTCTTATCAAATAA
- the cysE gene encoding serine O-acetyltransferase has translation MLDLSYSLERVLQEDPAARNKWEILLLYPGIHALLCHRLAHALHKKGFYFIARALSQLARFITGIEIHPGAKIGRGLFIDHGMGVVIGETTEIGDDVTIYHGVTLGGTGKFKGKRHPTLGNRVVVGAGAKVLGAICVGDDVKIGANAVVLSDLPTGSTAVGAKAKTITKDR, from the coding sequence ATGCTGGATTTGTCTTATAGCCTGGAGCGTGTCTTGCAAGAAGACCCGGCAGCTAGGAATAAGTGGGAGATTCTTTTGCTTTATCCAGGCATTCATGCACTGCTTTGCCACCGCCTAGCGCATGCGTTGCACAAGAAAGGGTTTTATTTTATTGCGCGCGCACTTTCTCAGTTAGCGCGCTTTATTACCGGGATAGAAATCCACCCGGGCGCTAAGATTGGGAGAGGGCTTTTTATTGATCATGGCATGGGTGTGGTGATTGGCGAGACCACAGAGATTGGAGATGATGTTACCATTTATCATGGCGTAACTCTAGGGGGCACGGGCAAGTTCAAGGGCAAGCGCCACCCCACTTTAGGCAACCGAGTGGTAGTGGGGGCTGGGGCTAAGGTCTTGGGCGCGATTTGCGTGGGTGATGATGTGAAGATTGGGGCTAATGCGGTGGTGCTTTCAGATTTACCCACAGGTTCTACGGCTGTAGGCGCTAAAGCTAAAACCATCACAAAGGATCGTTAA
- a CDS encoding F0F1 ATP synthase subunit C: MKFLALFFLALAGVAFAHDGGMGGMDMIKSYSILGAMIGLGIAAFGGAIGMGNAAAATITGTARNPGVGGKLLTTMFVAMAMIEAQVIYTLVFAIIAIYSNPFLS, translated from the coding sequence ATGAAATTTTTAGCGTTATTTTTTCTGGCTTTAGCGGGTGTTGCTTTCGCTCATGATGGTGGAATGGGTGGGATGGATATGATTAAATCCTATTCTATCTTAGGAGCGATGATCGGTCTAGGGATTGCCGCTTTTGGTGGGGCGATCGGCATGGGGAATGCGGCTGCAGCGACCATTACAGGCACAGCGAGGAACCCAGGAGTGGGCGGTAAATTGCTCACCACCATGTTTGTCGCCATGGCGATGATTGAAGCGCAAGTGATTTATACTCTAGTGTTTGCTATTATCGCTATTTATAGTAACCCATTCTTAAGTTAA
- a CDS encoding polyribonucleotide nucleotidyltransferase — protein MDFITITSSNKTEEFALKQVAKQATSSLMYRLGKTIILASVCVEREPVGEDFLPLVVQFLEKSYAAGKIPGGFVKREGRAQDFEILTSRLIDRTLRPLFPKDYRYPTQITLMVLSHDVENDLQVSALNAASAALFLSHIAPIKSVSACRIARIGNEFIINPNTSLLNQSSLDLFVSGTKESLNMIEMRSLGQQLNALEEPLMLKALELAQKSLKETCTLYEEIFTPHQNELLFKESQGIIFNERLLDLLKNQYFDEIIKGIESSALSERENVFNEIARKISEAHSEFSLEEIELSLEKVKKTEIRRMIIKDKIRPDKRALEEVRPILIESDLLPMAHSSILFTRGQTQSLVVGVLGTDNDAQTHESLEHKAPIKERFMFHYNFPPFCVGEASSIGATSRRELGHGNLAKRALETSIKNKEQVIRLVSEILESNGSSSMASVCAGSLALYASGVEIYDLVAGVAMGMVSEGQDHAILSDISGLEDAEGDMDFKIAGNLEGITAMQMDTKMSGIHLEVLYQALLQAKKAREHILKIMHEAKEKIVINFSHLPTTEIFNVEPDKIVEIIGQGGRVIREIVEKFEVKIDLNKPSGEVKIMGNKERVLKTKEFILNYLHSLDQELEQYAIDEVLEAQVKRIVDFGAFLSLPKGGEGLLRKQNMDRCQVVLKEGDSIKCRVISFNKGKIALDLA, from the coding sequence ATGGATTTTATCACCATCACTTCTAGTAACAAAACCGAAGAGTTCGCTCTCAAACAAGTGGCCAAACAAGCCACCAGCTCTCTTATGTATCGCTTAGGAAAAACCATCATTTTAGCGAGCGTGTGCGTAGAAAGAGAGCCTGTGGGTGAAGATTTTCTGCCTTTAGTGGTGCAGTTTTTAGAAAAATCTTATGCAGCCGGAAAGATCCCGGGCGGCTTTGTTAAAAGAGAAGGCAGGGCGCAAGATTTTGAAATCTTAACCTCTAGGCTTATAGACAGGACTTTACGCCCTTTATTCCCTAAAGATTACCGCTACCCCACACAGATCACTTTAATGGTTTTAAGCCATGATGTTGAAAATGACTTGCAAGTTTCTGCTTTAAACGCTGCTTCAGCCGCTCTCTTTTTATCCCATATCGCTCCCATTAAAAGCGTGAGCGCTTGCAGGATCGCTAGGATTGGTAACGAATTTATCATTAACCCTAACACAAGCCTTTTGAATCAATCCAGTTTGGATTTGTTCGTGTCCGGCACAAAAGAGAGTTTGAACATGATAGAAATGCGCTCTTTGGGGCAACAATTAAACGCTTTAGAAGAGCCTTTAATGCTAAAAGCTTTAGAATTGGCTCAAAAAAGTTTGAAAGAAACTTGCACGCTTTATGAAGAGATTTTCACGCCCCACCAAAACGAGCTGCTTTTCAAAGAGAGCCAAGGAATAATTTTTAATGAAAGGCTGTTAGATTTATTAAAAAATCAGTATTTTGATGAAATCATCAAAGGCATTGAAAGTTCTGCTTTGAGCGAGCGAGAAAATGTTTTCAATGAAATTGCCAGAAAAATCAGTGAAGCCCACTCAGAATTCAGTTTAGAAGAAATTGAATTGTCTTTAGAAAAAGTGAAAAAAACTGAGATAAGGCGCATGATTATTAAGGATAAAATCCGCCCGGATAAGCGCGCGTTAGAAGAAGTGCGGCCCATTTTGATAGAGAGCGATTTGCTCCCTATGGCGCATAGCTCCATTTTATTCACTAGGGGGCAAACGCAAAGCTTAGTGGTAGGGGTTTTAGGCACGGATAATGACGCTCAAACCCATGAGAGTTTGGAGCATAAAGCCCCTATTAAAGAGCGCTTCATGTTTCATTATAATTTCCCTCCTTTTTGCGTGGGCGAAGCGAGTTCTATTGGCGCGACTTCAAGGCGCGAATTAGGGCATGGGAATTTGGCTAAAAGGGCCTTAGAAACGAGCATTAAAAATAAAGAGCAGGTGATACGATTGGTTTCTGAGATTTTAGAAAGCAATGGTTCAAGCTCAATGGCGAGCGTGTGCGCAGGCTCTTTAGCCCTTTATGCAAGCGGTGTGGAAATTTATGATTTAGTCGCTGGGGTGGCTATGGGCATGGTGAGCGAAGGGCAAGATCACGCCATTTTAAGCGATATTAGCGGATTAGAAGACGCAGAAGGCGATATGGATTTTAAGATTGCCGGGAATTTAGAAGGCATTACGGCCATGCAAATGGATACCAAAATGAGCGGTATCCATTTAGAGGTTTTATACCAAGCCTTACTCCAAGCTAAAAAAGCGCGAGAGCATATTTTAAAAATCATGCATGAAGCGAAAGAAAAGATTGTGATCAATTTTTCCCATTTGCCCACAACGGAGATTTTTAATGTCGAGCCCGATAAAATTGTAGAAATTATCGGTCAAGGGGGGCGTGTGATCAGAGAGATAGTAGAAAAGTTTGAGGTTAAAATTGATTTGAACAAACCGAGCGGTGAAGTGAAAATCATGGGGAATAAAGAACGGGTTTTGAAAACGAAGGAATTTATTTTAAACTACTTGCATTCTTTGGATCAAGAATTGGAGCAATACGCTATTGATGAGGTATTAGAAGCTCAAGTGAAGCGAATCGTGGATTTTGGGGCGTTTTTAAGCTTGCCTAAGGGAGGCGAAGGCTTGTTAAGAAAGCAAAACATGGACAGGTGTCAAGTGGTTTTAAAAGAAGGCGATAGCATCAAATGTAGGGTGATTAGTTTCAATAAGGGTAAAATCGCTTTGGATTTGGCTTAA
- a CDS encoding phosphoribosyltransferase translates to MNTDFSYITDIEGMRFINEEDALNKLINEIHTRHIDLKDSIMLALSFNALYLANALAQKFGATYDILFLEPILAPLNSKCEIALVSESMDIVMNESLINSFDITLDYVYGEAKRAYEEDILSYIYQYRKGNAIKSLKDKNIFIVDRGIETGFRAGLGVQTCLKKECQDIYILTPIVAQNVAQGLESLCDGVISVYRPECFVSVEHHYKELKRLSNEEIEKYLGANNAPNLKKEH, encoded by the coding sequence TTGAATACTGACTTTAGCTATATCACTGATATAGAGGGCATGCGTTTTATCAATGAAGAAGACGCTTTGAACAAATTGATTAATGAAATCCACACGCGCCACATTGATTTAAAAGATTCCATCATGCTCGCTTTGAGTTTTAACGCTTTGTATTTAGCTAACGCTTTAGCGCAAAAATTTGGAGCGACTTATGATATACTTTTTTTAGAACCTATCCTAGCCCCTTTAAACTCAAAATGCGAGATCGCTTTGGTGAGTGAGAGCATGGATATAGTGATGAATGAAAGTTTGATCAATTCCTTTGACATCACTTTAGACTATGTTTATGGAGAAGCCAAGCGAGCTTATGAAGAAGACATTTTGTCCTACATCTATCAGTATCGCAAAGGCAATGCGATCAAAAGCTTAAAAGATAAAAATATTTTTATCGTAGATAGGGGGATTGAAACCGGGTTTAGAGCAGGATTGGGCGTGCAAACTTGCTTGAAAAAAGAATGCCAAGACATTTATATTTTAACCCCCATTGTCGCGCAAAATGTCGCTCAAGGCTTAGAAAGTTTATGCGATGGGGTGATTAGCGTGTATCGCCCTGAATGTTTTGTCTCTGTGGAGCATCATTATAAAGAACTCAAGCGATTAAGCAATGAAGAAATTGAAAAATACTTGGGCGCCAACAACGCGCCTAATTTAAAAAAGGAACATTAA